Sequence from the Bos javanicus breed banteng chromosome 11, ARS-OSU_banteng_1.0, whole genome shotgun sequence genome:
TCATTTTACAGTCACTAGTTTGATAAACACACTAAGATTCTGTGagatatggttttcttttttatatcctcCCCAACTGCAgttgtaattatttttctttcaaatacaaagtaaataatgtttatatttttttatctgaGTCATGTAAAAACTGactcctttcatttttaaaagttatatttaatattttggaccttaattaaaatttaacatttaaccatgtttctttttctattatgtaTCATCTACATTTCAACAAACTGATAAGGGTTATTAACAAAGGCAAATCTTGATCTCATCCATGTTTTAAATATGATGACagaaactttttttctctttaatgagaaaaagatgaagaacACCAATAGGTGTTCAATAGGTCCTCTTCACTCTCAACTGTTTTGAGACACAACTTTAAGACAGGGTGCATCAGGTCAGGCAATGTTGTGATCTCTTATCTTTgcatagaagagaaaaaataaaggaagttatTTCCTTCCTAAGGTCTCAGCTAGCTTCTTAAGTCTTTTCTTCAGCTCCAATGGAAATTTCTCATAGCACTTCTTACAGACTGGCTTCATGTCAAACTCCACAAATTTATTCctaaagttaataataataaaaaaatattagtgGAAATGTATTCACATTTGTATACAGACATACAGATAATGTGcaataattttattgaagtaaatgAAGACACTATGCATATTACAATTATATTCATATCAGCAAAAAACTAATTCTAATCTCAATTCTAATCATTATGGTAAACATAAATACAATACCATTTGAAGAAAGTTGCCCTTATAAACTGATCTTGTACAATGATCTGTATGATACAGAATGCTGATTACATTTTAGTCTGTGCTAAGTATGCAGGGAATCTAACGTGAATAAAACTCAGATAAAGtcaatcatgttttaaaatactgtgagaacacttttaaaaaatagttattcaGAGCAAAGAACTCTATCTCTCTGATAAGACTGATTCTCTTTATTGAAGGTGTAGGTATCTCATGTAGTATTTTACATAGTGGAGCCATGAGGCTTCATCTTGCCTGGCCTCCCATCCCAACAATGAtcatcttcaaaaagaaaaacctaaactAACATCTAAGTTACTTTGGTTGGCTGTCTCACAGAAAATTCAAGAGCACCAGTGGACCGTGTGGCCTGTGGTCACATCTGTGATCAGTGTGTATATGGAGAACTCAATTCTTTAAAAGCCAGGACAGCACACACCCTCAATTGACTTGTACAATTCCGGACAGTTGTTGAGAAGGCCTCCTAGCTATGGGTGATGCATTTCCAGTTGACAGCTATCAGCGCTCATAGCCATTGAGATCGTGGGTCCCTAATTGTGAAGGGAACAAATGCAGAACTTTCTAACTAGTTCGATTTCTGTGAAATTACATCTAGGAAATGTGTGGGACAAGTCCAGTGATACACTGTTATCTGTTACAAATTATTACATCTGTCGATacaattttaaagaacaaaaataacaaagttaAATCCTGaccacatatttaaaatgaaaaaccttttttttaaacaccatgtgagaattattttctgattttttcccaGAGATCCTAATGATGACAGTAATTCAAATGTTATGTTTcaattggcaatttgatttaaATAGTGCTATTGAGTTAAAAAGTTCTCCCAAAGTGTTCTATAGAGCCCATGAagtatagcttgccaggctcctctgttcatgggattttccaggcaaaaatactggagtgggttaccatatccttctctaggggatcttcccaactcaggggttgaacccccatctcctgctttggcaggtggattctttaccactgagccaccagggaaccctgctAAGCAAACCttacattgttttcattttctatctgaattttaatttttctttgtagaAGGAAACTTGAAAATTGAAACAATAAAAAACTTTTAGAACTCAGAACACAATGGTCCCTATGAAGAAGTGAGACAGTCTTTCTAACAATGCAAGAGAATTTCAAAGACTGAAATATGTCCTGTGAAAACCAGGAATTgtacaaaaacacacacacatccagcgATGCCGTATCTTATTCTCTACTTTAGGTGGTCTCTGCTTAGATAGGAAACATGCTGAGAGTTTAGTTTAACGTAGAACTTAGAACATGCAGCACTGGAACTGACCAATTATATTATTTTAGGCAAAGAAGCCAAAAACTAGGATTTTAAAAGCTGTAATGATCAGACAGAAATACTTTGAAACTTTTACAGTACCTATTAAGAGATTAGAATTCTTCCCTTTGAatccactggaaaaaaaagaaatctataccATATTATGATTAAAAAATGAGCTGAGAGAGTCTACAGATTCAAGAAAGCAAGTGCAGTACAGGTTATGTGAAGGGTGGACCCTATTAAAGAgtgtaatttttaataattaggcAAAAAGATCAGCTCTACACAGGACAAGCCCATCTATGTCAGCCTCTGGCAGCTACAAATACAtgccaaaaagaaacaagaaaagtagGAGACAAAACCAGGATCAACATGTATTCTGGAGGACTAACCACAGGAGAAAGTAGTAGAAATGGTGGCAGAGGGACAGAAAAGCTCACAGACAgactggctttttctttttctgcttgtcCTTATCCTTGGCTTCTCTCTCCCGCTTGGCAAGTCTCCTCTTAAATTCTTCTGGCATTTTCTCATAACAATGTTTGCAGACTGGCTTTAGATCAATCTCAACAAACTTATCCCTTTGTGTAGGACAGAgaaggaacaaaagaaaagagggaaCGATTAAAGGAGGAACCTTTGCTTTGAGAAGGCCTGGACAGAAAGAATCAAGAAGCATCAGGTCCTACTTTTCCAACACTGAATGCTCTCCACAATGTCCCCCGCGCGTCCCACCCAAGGGCTCGCAGGCCCAGCGCACACTTACTTGAGTGTCAGCTTGGCGCTGCAAGTGGAACAGGCAAAGCAGTGCACACACCAGGCCTTGTTGAGGGCGGAAACCACTGGGGAGAGAGGGGATGGTCACTCACCCACAGCTCGGCTCACCACCAACCCCTTCCCCAGGCCGGTTCTCTAGGGCTTTCCTCACGAACCACACATGGCACTAAGCATCTCAGTGCCATTAACTGATACTCACAGAATCAGTTGAAGTTACTCACTAATTTATCTATCACACTGTTAGAACACACAGTCTCAGCTCTGCATCTATCTCCCACAACTGCAGGCCTCACCTCAGGGAAGGCCATCACTGCCTTTCAACCTGTAGTGATGGTTAATGTTTCGAGGCATCTGAACAGCAGATGCCAAGTCTCCCCATCAGAGCCCCCACTCCCCAGCTGTGAAGGTGCGGCCCAACTCTACTGGCACCGCTACCTGCCTCCTGCCACCTGCCCAGCAAGGTAGTCTGAACTAGGTAAGTAACTGAAACAGGAGCCAGGTGCTAACCCACCAGCCGGGGTGAGTCTGCCTTCCAAGCAGACACTAAGCTCCTCTGCCCGCTTCTCTCTCCTGGCAACTGCCTCCCGCAGACGGAGGTGAGATTTATTTCCACTGGCACTAAAGATCACTTTCCTGAAGCCACCCCTTCACAAAGGGCACTTGGGCAGTGTTTCAGAAAGTATTTCCCAAATTCGGCTCTCTGCCCAGAGGCATGAAGCAGGCTGGAAACAGCAGTGTTTACAACTTCACCAGGAAGCTTCTGGCAGAATCTGCTAATGACTGCTGGCAAACAGCTGCTTCCTTTCCATGCTAGTCAATCAGGCCTCCTCACATGGGACCAGGGGGCAGGTTCTGGAAAGGTCTAGAGACAACCACCAGGTGTTCACGTCTGCAGGGTTCAGGGGACCCTCCCCAAGTGCTCCTAATGAACACACCCCGCAGCTTCCACGGAAAGTAATTccagggatgggagggagaagCAAGACTCGGGGTCAGTCGTTTCTATGGTAACGACCTTGCAGCACTGGCCTAAAGTGTCATCAAAAATGAGCAACAAGTTTGATTCTTAGGAGTTAGCATTTCACGGCTAGAGATCACTTGGGAAATACgccaaagaaagaggaaaagtaacCGATGACCATCACAACATTTTCCAATTTTCACATGACCCAGGGGTTTTGTGTCCAAAGGTGCCCTACAGGTGCTCACCATCGCCTTCTATAACACGGTTGCAGTGGAAACAAACATCACCAAATAGCTGGAAAcgggaaaagacaaaaaaaaagtggtaaaatTAAAGATATGTTACAACTAAGTATCAGAACACcaaacatttaatataatttcagTTCTTcgtaaaacttaaaaacaaataccCTACAGCATGTTTCTAgcttccatatacatgcattaacatacaatacttttctttctgacttactttactctgtataataggctctagcttTATCCACCTCAGTAGGACTGACGCAAATGAGTtctttttttacagctgagtaatattccattgaattgACAGGATAgtgtggaaacatatacattaccatatgtaaaaaagATAACAAGAGGGAATtttctgtgtgacacagggagctcaaccgagtgctctgtgaccacctagaggaGTCGGAAGCATGGGAGATGGGAAGAGATTtcaggaaggaggggatatatgtatacctgtggctgatttacaTTGATGTGTGGCAGatgccaacacaatattgtaaaacaattatccttcaattaaaaaaaaaatagcctggcTATACCTAAACTCAGAATTTGCTGTTACTAGAGATGATCAGTAAATGTTCACTGACTAGTTTTTACTTACTACAATGAAAACAATTTACTATTCAACTTGATGGAAAACAAAACACGGCTCTGGAGATTTCAGGACGGTAAAGGAGCATGAGAACCCTGGACTGGGCCCAGCACTGGAGTGGAAAACAGGCCAGAAGGACATTACTCGGTAAAGTGACAAAACTGGAATGGACAGAGTAATCAATGATAACAGTTATACAAGTGAGTCCCATATTCTTGGGAAGTACACGCTGAAGCATTAGGGGTAAAGGACCACAGGGAATTTATCATCAAATGATTTAGAAAAGAATCGGCATGCTTTTGTACGTATACATTGATTCGCATACAATGAGATGAGCATTTATGTGTGTGTCAGAGAAGGCAGGAAGGACACACACGTGATGAAGTAGGTACTGAATCTGAGTACAACATGTaggtattttctttgtatttattattttaccaCTTTTCTCTGAGTATGAAgtgattttacaaataaaaagttaaaaagccaCGTGTATAGCCCAGTGTACATTTCCCCAGAGCTCTCTCTGCACGTAACTGTGGAGAAGCTCAAGTTCACCTAAGTGTGTGTCACATCCAAAGAGCCCATCTCTACCTGGTTGTAGTGGGtttcacagtatgccaggccctTCCTCTCGTAATGGCGATGTCCAAGGAATGGCTTCTCACACTTAGCACAaacaaaatgctgaaagaaatggCATTAGGTCATATTTGCATCAGCATGTTTTATTTATGTAGTGAAGCAAAGCTCCAGAGCTAAAGAGAAGATCCATGAAAGCCTAGGTGCTGGTGTCATCTGGGTCACAAGCGACCCTGAAGTGACCAGGGTCATCCCAGCCTTCATCCAGCATCTGGAGGCTCTGACTCAACAGCAGAATGAGAAAAGAGAGGATACGTGGATGCCTCTCTGGGTTGGACCAGGAACCAAGTCTCCCCGCACCGTCACAGGCTGATCACAGCACCGTGCCGTCTACGTTCTTAGTTTTCCACAAAGTTGACAGTCACCAAGTGCCCCCACTCACCCCTCAGCATCCCCCAGCCTTGTTGGCACCCCTGATCCTTGGGTGTGCGAGGGCCCGGTCACCCTGCCATGGGCACTCACCTCCACGTGCCACTGCTTGCCCATGGCATTCACCACACGCCCCTCGATGGGCCGGCGGCAGGCACCGCAGATGGGCACCCCCATCTTGTCGTGGCATGGCAGGCAGTACAGCTCCCCCTTGAGCTCCCGGGCATCAGCAGTCAGCTCCTTCCTGCCCGAGAGAGGAACCACTGAGTACCATCAGCAAGGGGAGAGCCGGTGGCTGGTGTGGCTGACGCCCTGAGATAAGGCATCTGAATAGACCACCGCAACAACCCCATAACTGCTTGTTCCCCCGAGAGGTGGTCACAGTGATTGAACAGCTTCAGCAGGCTTCATATTCGTGTCAACATAAACATCACCCAATGACAACCAGTCAGACGTACCCCCACGTGGCCCCTTGTCTCTGCTGTCACTTTTATTATAGAGTCCCTCCTTGTTTTCCTTAAGAAGCTGGGGGAGAGGGATGCAGGCCCAGGGACAGACCTGCTAATGCTACCTTCCTAAAATAACAAGAGTGTGGAGACTAGTTCCACTTCCTGACACTCACTAACAAGCTGCTAAGAACAGCTTTAGGTTCGTAGAAAACACACAGACCAAACGCCCAGACCGCTCCCCTGACAAATGCTTGAGTTCACTACTGTCTTCAGTCTCCTGAGTTAATAAACCGAGGTGGCCCCCAAACAAGATGGatttcatctgtttttaaaaggttCTTTAGGAGAAGTGCTCATGGAGAATGAACAGAGGGAGGACAGGCAAGAAAACCAGACCAAGCCGGAACTGAATCCCCCAAATAAGCTGTCTGTCAGCTTTCACTGCAGTTCTCTACTCCCCGTGGTAACAGCCAGGACAGTCATGCTGACTATGGTCAAGTACCTTTTCCATTAAATTCTTATACTACACAGCAGACTGTGAAACACATAGCCTAACAACATATCCTGAGCTTCTGAAGAAAAAACAGATGTAAATAGAGAGCCAAAGTAAATAGATGTAGTTTAAACACTAATGGTTACAACTGTGATAGTTATATCCATTTGGATACAAAGATAAGaccatttaaagtttttttctttgcatGGAAGAGGGGACCCTGTATTAAAAACAATGTGATGAAAAACAGCTGTGGGGACCACTGGGGATATTTTAATATGAGCTGATTATTCAAATGtattagggcttcctaggtggcacagtggtaaagaatccacctgccaatgcaggagacacaggtttgatccctgggttgggaagatccccctggaggagggcatggcaacccactccaggattcttgcctgggaaattccatggacagaggagcctggtggactacagtctgtggtgtctcaagaatcagacatgactgagtgactaagtacacacatTTAAAGGTACATGTTTATGCAcacttgtacacacacacacacatggcaacATGTTACCCAGTGAGACTTCATGAAGGGTCTGGGGTTCTCTGTGTATGAGTCTCTTGACTCTCCTATAGGTTTAACATTTTCCGgattaaaagctgaaaaaaaccAGTTTGGGTGCCGGAGTAACAGTAATACCCAGGTCAGTGTGTTCACTTATTTCCACTGTCTGTACAGTAAGCAAGAGAACGTGGGCCTACCCGCAGTTGGCGCAGTTGAAGTGGTCTGGATGGTAGGGGTCGTTCTTGAATATCAATGGCTGCTCATCGATGATGGCGTGGCACTTCTGGCAGATGTATTTGCCGAGGCCCCGGGCTTTCTCCCGGTTATGACAGGGGCGACACAGGTGCCT
This genomic interval carries:
- the LIMS1 gene encoding LIM and senescent cell antigen-like-containing domain protein 1 isoform X7 codes for the protein MLGVASGMTNSNMANALANASCERCRGGFAPAEKIVNSNGELYHEQCFVCAQCFQQFPEGLFYEFEGRKYCEHDFQMLFAPCCHQCGEFIIGRVIKAMNNSWHPECFRCDLCQEVLADIGFVKNAGRHLCRPCHNREKARGLGKYICQKCHAIIDEQPLIFKNDPYHPDHFNCANCGKELTADARELKGELYCLPCHDKMGVPICGACRRPIEGRVVNAMGKQWHVEHFVCAKCEKPFLGHRHYERKGLAYCETHYNQLFGDVCFHCNRVIEGDVVSALNKAWCVHCFACSTCSAKLTLKNKFVEFDMKPVCKKCYEKFPLELKKRLKKLAETLGRK
- the LIMS1 gene encoding LIM and senescent cell antigen-like-containing domain protein 1 isoform X2; protein product: MTALQLKELSQSGLYRRRRDRPDSLRLPGQREEVLSNMANALANASCERCRGGFAPAEKIVNSNGELYHEQCFVCAQCFQQFPEGLFYEFEGRKYCEHDFQMLFAPCCHQCGEFIIGRVIKAMNNSWHPECFRCDLCQEVLADIGFVKNAGRHLCRPCHNREKARGLGKYICQKCHAIIDEQPLIFKNDPYHPDHFNCANCGKELTADARELKGELYCLPCHDKMGVPICGACRRPIEGRVVNAMGKQWHVEHFVCAKCEKPFLGHRHYERKGLAYCETHYNQLFGDVCFHCNRVIEGDVVSALNKAWCVHCFACSTCSAKLTLKNKFVEFDMKPVCKKCYEKFPLELKKRLKKLAETLGRK
- the LIMS1 gene encoding LIM and senescent cell antigen-like-containing domain protein 1 isoform X4; this translates as MALRGLRPAVIPEDQEVPPAARNGEHRGLSSQDERAESRLQRRHSDVRVYKEFCDFYAKFNMANALANASCERCRGGFAPAEKIVNSNGELYHEQCFVCAQCFQQFPEGLFYEFEGRKYCEHDFQMLFAPCCHQCGEFIIGRVIKAMNNSWHPECFRCDLCQEVLADIGFVKNAGRHLCRPCHNREKARGLGKYICQKCHAIIDEQPLIFKNDPYHPDHFNCANCGKELTADARELKGELYCLPCHDKMGVPICGACRRPIEGRVVNAMGKQWHVEHFVCAKCEKPFLGHRHYERKGLAYCETHYNQLFGDVCFHCNRVIEGDVVSALNKAWCVHCFACSTCSAKLTLKNKFVEFDMKPVCKKCYEKFPLELKKRLKKLAETLGRK
- the LIMS1 gene encoding LIM and senescent cell antigen-like-containing domain protein 1 isoform X5, whose product is MFLIHGLNPQVSGVSCIDSNMANALANASCERCRGGFAPAEKIVNSNGELYHEQCFVCAQCFQQFPEGLFYEFEGRKYCEHDFQMLFAPCCHQCGEFIIGRVIKAMNNSWHPECFRCDLCQEVLADIGFVKNAGRHLCRPCHNREKARGLGKYICQKCHAIIDEQPLIFKNDPYHPDHFNCANCGKELTADARELKGELYCLPCHDKMGVPICGACRRPIEGRVVNAMGKQWHVEHFVCAKCEKPFLGHRHYERKGLAYCETHYNQLFGDVCFHCNRVIEGDVVSALNKAWCVHCFACSTCSAKLTLKDKFVEIDLKPVCKHCYEKMPEEFKRRLAKREREAKDKDKQKKKKPVCL
- the LIMS1 gene encoding LIM and senescent cell antigen-like-containing domain protein 1 isoform X1: MTALQLKELSQSGLYRRRRDRPDSLRLPGQREEVLSNMANALANASCERCRGGFAPAEKIVNSNGELYHEQCFVCAQCFQQFPEGLFYEFEGRKYCEHDFQMLFAPCCHQCGEFIIGRVIKAMNNSWHPECFRCDLCQEVLADIGFVKNAGRHLCRPCHNREKARGLGKYICQKCHAIIDEQPLIFKNDPYHPDHFNCANCGKELTADARELKGELYCLPCHDKMGVPICGACRRPIEGRVVNAMGKQWHVEHFVCAKCEKPFLGHRHYERKGLAYCETHYNQLFGDVCFHCNRVIEGDVVSALNKAWCVHCFACSTCSAKLTLKDKFVEIDLKPVCKHCYEKMPEEFKRRLAKREREAKDKDKQKKKKPVCL
- the LIMS1 gene encoding LIM and senescent cell antigen-like-containing domain protein 1 isoform X3 yields the protein MALRGLRPAVIPEDQEVPPAARNGEHRGLSSQDERAESRLQRRHSDVRVYKEFCDFYAKFNMANALANASCERCRGGFAPAEKIVNSNGELYHEQCFVCAQCFQQFPEGLFYEFEGRKYCEHDFQMLFAPCCHQCGEFIIGRVIKAMNNSWHPECFRCDLCQEVLADIGFVKNAGRHLCRPCHNREKARGLGKYICQKCHAIIDEQPLIFKNDPYHPDHFNCANCGKELTADARELKGELYCLPCHDKMGVPICGACRRPIEGRVVNAMGKQWHVEHFVCAKCEKPFLGHRHYERKGLAYCETHYNQLFGDVCFHCNRVIEGDVVSALNKAWCVHCFACSTCSAKLTLKDKFVEIDLKPVCKHCYEKMPEEFKRRLAKREREAKDKDKQKKKKPVCL
- the LIMS1 gene encoding LIM and senescent cell antigen-like-containing domain protein 1 isoform X8, which gives rise to MANALANASCERCRGGFAPAEKIVNSNGELYHEQCFVCAQCFQQFPEGLFYEFEGRKYCEHDFQMLFAPCCHQCGEFIIGRVIKAMNNSWHPECFRCDLCQEVLADIGFVKNAGRHLCRPCHNREKARGLGKYICQKCHAIIDEQPLIFKNDPYHPDHFNCANCGKELTADARELKGELYCLPCHDKMGVPICGACRRPIEGRVVNAMGKQWHVEHFVCAKCEKPFLGHRHYERKGLAYCETHYNQLFGDVCFHCNRVIEGDVVSALNKAWCVHCFACSTCSAKLTLKDKFVEIDLKPVCKHCYEKMPEEFKRRLAKREREAKDKDKQKKKKPVCL
- the LIMS1 gene encoding LIM and senescent cell antigen-like-containing domain protein 1 isoform X6, with the translated sequence MLGVASGMTNSNMANALANASCERCRGGFAPAEKIVNSNGELYHEQCFVCAQCFQQFPEGLFYEFEGRKYCEHDFQMLFAPCCHQCGEFIIGRVIKAMNNSWHPECFRCDLCQEVLADIGFVKNAGRHLCRPCHNREKARGLGKYICQKCHAIIDEQPLIFKNDPYHPDHFNCANCGKELTADARELKGELYCLPCHDKMGVPICGACRRPIEGRVVNAMGKQWHVEHFVCAKCEKPFLGHRHYERKGLAYCETHYNQLFGDVCFHCNRVIEGDVVSALNKAWCVHCFACSTCSAKLTLKDKFVEIDLKPVCKHCYEKMPEEFKRRLAKREREAKDKDKQKKKKPVCL